From the genome of Streptomyces xanthophaeus:
ACGACGACGTCGCCGACGCGGTGCTGTTGTGGTTCCGCGACGAGGACGGCGACCTGACGGACGCCCTGGTCGACGCGACCGAGCTGGTCGAGGACGGCGCACTGATCCTGCTGCTGACCCCCAAGACGGGCCGTGACGGCTACGTCGAGGCCAGTGACATCAGCGAGGCCGCCGAGACGGCCGGCCTCTCCCTGGCCAAGGGCCTGCCCGTCGGCAAGGAGTGGACGTCCACCAAGCTGGTGACGCCGAAGGCGGCCAAGGCCAAGCGCTGAGCCGCAACCGCAGCCGAGCGGACACGCAACCGCACCCCGCCGACCAGGTGACCCCGGTCTGCGGGGTGTGTGCGTTCCATGACCTGCCCACGTCCAGGGCCTAGTCTGTGACTCACCCGAACAGCCCAACGCGGGGATGCGGGAACGAAGGGATGCGAGAGATGGCGATCGAGGTCGGCGACAAGGCCCCGGACTTCGAGCTCAAGGACAACCACGGCGCCACCGTGCGGCTCTCCGACTTCCGGGGCGAGAAGGCAGTGGTGCTGCTCTTCTACCCGTTCGCCTTCACCGGAGTCTGCACCGGCGAGCTGTGCGAGCTGCGCGACCAGCTCCCGCGCTTCCAGAACGACGACGTGCAGCTCCTGGCCGTCTCCAACGACTCCGTGCCCACCCTGCGGGTCTTCGGGGAGCAGGAGGGCCTGGAGTACCCGCTGCTGTCGGACTTCTGGCCGCACGGGGAGACCTCGCGCGCCTACGGCGTCTTCGACGAGGACAAGGGATGCGCGGTCCGCGGCACCTTCATCATCGACAAGGAGGGCGTCGTGCGCTGGACTGTCGTCAACGGACTGCCCGACGCGCGTGACCTGAACGAGTACATCAAGGCACTCGACAGCATCTGAGCGCGCCCGAGCGGGCCGTACGCGCATTTTCCCTGCGAAAACTGCTTACAGGCGGGAACCCGTCACTAGGATCGAAACGTTGATCCGGTAGCTCCCCCGGTCACGGCCGGGAGGGCCCCTGCACGACGGGGCACCGCCCCACACACAGAACCCAATGGAGGACCCGTGGGAGTCAGCCT
Proteins encoded in this window:
- a CDS encoding peroxiredoxin — protein: MAIEVGDKAPDFELKDNHGATVRLSDFRGEKAVVLLFYPFAFTGVCTGELCELRDQLPRFQNDDVQLLAVSNDSVPTLRVFGEQEGLEYPLLSDFWPHGETSRAYGVFDEDKGCAVRGTFIIDKEGVVRWTVVNGLPDARDLNEYIKALDSI
- a CDS encoding DUF3052 domain-containing protein — protein: MSATADHAESLAARLGFQSEQVVQEIGYDEDVDQEFRDAVEKLVSELADEDYDDVADAVLLWFRDEDGDLTDALVDATELVEDGALILLLTPKTGRDGYVEASDISEAAETAGLSLAKGLPVGKEWTSTKLVTPKAAKAKR